The DNA sequence CCTgaataaaatggataaagaaaatcaATCTCTTGTTTCAGAATTTGTGCTCCTGGGACTTAGCCATTCATGGAATATGAAAATTTTACTCTTAATGATATTTTTGGTGCTTTACCTAACTATTGTACTTGGAAATATTGTTATCATGATCTTAATCATCACTGACCTCCATCTCCATTCCCCCATGTACTTCTTGTTGGCCAATTTGTCATTTGTTGATATATTTCTTTCCTCAATTCCCACACCTAAGATGATCACAGACTTTCTCAGGGAGAGTAAGAACATTTCCTTTGGAGGCTGCATGTGCCAGATcctttttgtccattttattggaGGGGGCGAGATGGTGCTATTGGTggtgatggcctatgaccactACGTGGCCATCTGCAAGCCTCTGCACTACTCTACCATTATGAGCTCGCGAAAGTGCATTGGGTTGGTGGTGGTTTCCTGGACAATTGGCTTCGTGCATGCCATGAGTCAAATGGCTGTGATTGTGCGGCTACCCTTCTGTGGCCCCAGGGAAATAGACAGCTTCTTCTGTGATATACCACTGCTGATCAAGCTTGCATGCATGGATTCTTATACTTTGGGAATACTAATGAATTCTGACAGTGGGGTCCTAGCCATGACCTGCTTTATTCTGTTACTGATATCCTACACATACATTCTCTTAATTGTCCACCAAAGCTCTAAAACAGGTACATCGCAGGCACTGTCCACCTGCACTGCCCATATCACGGTGGTGGTACTCTTCTTTGGGCCCTGCATCTTCATTTATGTGTGGCCACTCAGCATTACTTGGGTGGACAAATTTCTTGCTGTGTTTTATTCTGTTATCACCCCTCTTTTGAATCCATCCATTTATACCAtgagaaataaagagataaaaagtgCTATGAAGAGATTTAGAAGCTCTTACATAGATTTCAAGAGAAAATTTTAATGCTCCAAGACCTAATATGAGCACTTTAATTTGCTAACATAATGACCTTGTGATTTAGGCTGAAATTCCCAGGTATTTAGTTTATATCTGCATGTCATGTCCATCTTCAGATGCAGGGATATGTTGAATATAATTCAGGGaattacaaaaaatattaatCATTCAATGTAATACCATGAAACATTACTCTCAAAACCAAATATTAATGATCCTTCTTTATGGAGGAATTATCCAGTCAATCCTCCTTTGTCTTAAAATATGTTCAATGGaaatttgaaatactttcagcACAGCCATATATCTCTCTTTTGGAACATAAATTAGTTAAATTCCCCTGAAACATCTCTTATCTCCATTTGGAAATAATGTGTTTCCAGAACATTAACCATTCCTCTCAAACCTTTCACTCACCTTTTATCAAAAGGCAactaaattattacttttttcttaacCTATCTTCCtaccaaaacaggaaaaaatgtgAAGAATAAAGGTGGAGAAGTGAAAGTGGTAAGAAATAAGCAGTAACAGCAATGGTTATTCCATATTGGTTTGTACTGACTCAATAGGAGTAAAAAACTTAAAAGTCTATTGGTATTTCCTTAGTTGGGTCTCTCACAAGATTTGAAACTTATGCTTTAAATGCTCATTAACCATTTATGCAAAAGGTAATCTCCTGAAATGTATTCTACTTAAGGGAAGGGATCATGTCTTACATGTATTAATAAGTACATGTATGatttaaatcataaaaaaatgttttgtatttcttacagaattatattttaaatagattgaaattaagtttaaagaattaaaaataaaatttaaaaataaaacaagcac is a window from the Tamandua tetradactyla isolate mTamTet1 chromosome 14, mTamTet1.pri, whole genome shotgun sequence genome containing:
- the LOC143654933 gene encoding olfactory receptor 4K14-like; translated protein: MDKENQSLVSEFVLLGLSHSWNMKILLLMIFLVLYLTIVLGNIVIMILIITDLHLHSPMYFLLANLSFVDIFLSSIPTPKMITDFLRESKNISFGGCMCQILFVHFIGGGEMVLLVVMAYDHYVAICKPLHYSTIMSSRKCIGLVVVSWTIGFVHAMSQMAVIVRLPFCGPREIDSFFCDIPLLIKLACMDSYTLGILMNSDSGVLAMTCFILLLISYTYILLIVHQSSKTGTSQALSTCTAHITVVVLFFGPCIFIYVWPLSITWVDKFLAVFYSVITPLLNPSIYTMRNKEIKSAMKRFRSSYIDFKRKF